The following proteins come from a genomic window of Microtus ochrogaster isolate Prairie Vole_2 chromosome 7, MicOch1.0, whole genome shotgun sequence:
- the Tmem11 gene encoding transmembrane protein 11, mitochondrial isoform X1 yields MAAWGRRRLGPGGGGSRERVSLSATDCYIVHEIYSGENAQDQFEYELEQALEAQYKYIVIEPTRIGDETARWITVGNCLHKTAVLAGTACLFTPLALPLDYSHYISLPAGVLSLTCCTLYGISWQFDPCCKYQVEYDAYKLSRLPLHTLTSSTPVVLVRKDDLHRKRLHNTIALAALVYCVKKIYELYAV; encoded by the coding sequence GGTTAGCCTGTCAGCCACAGACTGCTACATAGTGCATGAAATCTACAGTGGGGAGAATGCCCAGGACCAGTTTGAATATGAGCTGGAGCAGGCGCTGGAAGCCCAGTACAAGTACATTGTGATAGAGCCCACTCGAATTGGAGATGAGACAGCACGTTGGATCACTGTGGGCAATTGCCTACACAAGACAGCCGTGTTGGCTGGCACTGCCTGCCTCTTCACCCCATTGGCACTGCCCCTGGATTACTCCCACTACATCTCCCTGCCCGCTGGTGTGCTGAGCCTGACCTGCTGTACCCTCTATGGGATCTCCTGGCAGTTTGACCCTTGCTGCAAGTATCAGGTGGAGTATGATGCCTATAAACtgtcccgcctgcctctgcatacGCTCACCTCCTCCACACCAGTGGTGCTGGTTCGGAAGGACGACCTGCACAGAAAGAGATTGCACAACACaatagcactggctgccctgGTGTACTGTGTAAAGAAGATTTATGAGCTCTACGCTGTATGA
- the Tmem11 gene encoding transmembrane protein 11, mitochondrial isoform X2: MIVGMVSLSATDCYIVHEIYSGENAQDQFEYELEQALEAQYKYIVIEPTRIGDETARWITVGNCLHKTAVLAGTACLFTPLALPLDYSHYISLPAGVLSLTCCTLYGISWQFDPCCKYQVEYDAYKLSRLPLHTLTSSTPVVLVRKDDLHRKRLHNTIALAALVYCVKKIYELYAV; the protein is encoded by the coding sequence GGTTAGCCTGTCAGCCACAGACTGCTACATAGTGCATGAAATCTACAGTGGGGAGAATGCCCAGGACCAGTTTGAATATGAGCTGGAGCAGGCGCTGGAAGCCCAGTACAAGTACATTGTGATAGAGCCCACTCGAATTGGAGATGAGACAGCACGTTGGATCACTGTGGGCAATTGCCTACACAAGACAGCCGTGTTGGCTGGCACTGCCTGCCTCTTCACCCCATTGGCACTGCCCCTGGATTACTCCCACTACATCTCCCTGCCCGCTGGTGTGCTGAGCCTGACCTGCTGTACCCTCTATGGGATCTCCTGGCAGTTTGACCCTTGCTGCAAGTATCAGGTGGAGTATGATGCCTATAAACtgtcccgcctgcctctgcatacGCTCACCTCCTCCACACCAGTGGTGCTGGTTCGGAAGGACGACCTGCACAGAAAGAGATTGCACAACACaatagcactggctgccctgGTGTACTGTGTAAAGAAGATTTATGAGCTCTACGCTGTATGA